The following coding sequences are from one Mycobacterium bourgelatii window:
- a CDS encoding alpha/beta hydrolase, whose amino-acid sequence MSRQFRSATILVAVCAVVAGCVPVFGADPRFATDSGAKPQGVPTTSKPPSGPPPIAAPKNDLSWRDCTSQVNSDAGVTGAAGVKLECATFDSDLDPLNGGSGSLSIGVVRARSGQTPKDAGPLVFTTGSDIPSSTQLPVWLSHAGSDVLKSHPIVAIDRRGLGMSSPIDCRDRYDREDMRDQAQYRSGDDPVANLSEISNTATTNCTDAIAPGDSAYDNSHAASDIERLRNIWDVPALALVGVGNGAQVAMAYAGSRPDKVARLILDSPVALGVNAEAAAEQQVKGQQAALDAFAAQCVAVNCALGADPKAAVSALLTAARADQGPGSPSVAAIVAAITTALGFPTGDRVSNTTNLANALAAARSGDMNGLNNLINRAEATQDTDGQFVGTCSDAVNRPTPDRVRELVVAWAKLYPQFGTVAALNLVKCIHWPSSTPAQAPKQLKVDVLLLGVQNDPIVGNDGVAQTAATIINANTASKRVMWQGIGHGASIYSSCAVPPLADYLDSGKLPGTDTYCPA is encoded by the coding sequence ATGAGTCGGCAGTTCAGGTCCGCCACGATCCTGGTCGCGGTCTGCGCGGTGGTCGCCGGCTGCGTGCCCGTCTTCGGCGCCGACCCGCGTTTCGCCACCGATTCGGGCGCCAAACCGCAAGGCGTGCCCACCACATCAAAGCCACCGAGCGGCCCGCCACCGATCGCGGCACCCAAGAACGACTTGTCGTGGCGGGACTGCACGTCCCAGGTCAACTCGGACGCTGGTGTGACGGGCGCGGCGGGGGTCAAGCTGGAATGCGCGACCTTCGACTCCGACCTCGACCCGCTCAACGGCGGCTCCGGGTCGTTGAGCATCGGCGTGGTCCGCGCCCGCTCCGGTCAGACCCCGAAAGATGCGGGACCACTCGTCTTCACCACCGGTTCGGACATCCCGTCATCGACCCAGCTGCCGGTCTGGCTGTCCCACGCCGGGTCCGACGTGCTCAAGTCCCACCCGATCGTGGCCATCGACCGGCGCGGTCTGGGAATGTCGAGTCCGATCGACTGCCGCGATCGCTACGACCGCGAGGACATGCGCGATCAGGCCCAGTACCGATCCGGTGACGACCCGGTGGCCAATCTGTCCGAGATCTCCAATACCGCCACCACCAACTGCACCGACGCCATCGCGCCGGGCGACTCCGCGTACGACAACTCGCACGCCGCCTCCGACATCGAACGACTGCGCAACATCTGGGATGTGCCCGCACTGGCCCTGGTCGGTGTCGGCAACGGCGCCCAGGTGGCGATGGCGTATGCCGGGTCGCGCCCCGACAAGGTCGCCAGGCTGATCCTGGACTCCCCCGTCGCACTCGGGGTCAACGCCGAGGCCGCCGCCGAACAGCAGGTCAAGGGCCAGCAGGCGGCCCTCGATGCGTTTGCCGCGCAATGCGTTGCGGTCAACTGCGCGCTCGGTGCGGACCCGAAAGCCGCCGTCAGCGCGTTGCTGACGGCAGCTCGAGCCGACCAGGGTCCCGGCAGTCCGTCGGTGGCGGCCATCGTTGCGGCGATCACCACCGCGTTGGGTTTCCCCACGGGCGACCGGGTGAGCAACACCACGAACCTGGCCAACGCGCTGGCCGCGGCGCGCTCGGGTGACATGAACGGGCTGAACAACCTGATCAACCGCGCCGAGGCCACCCAGGACACCGACGGCCAGTTCGTCGGTACCTGCAGCGACGCGGTCAACCGCCCGACCCCCGACCGGGTTCGCGAGCTGGTGGTCGCCTGGGCCAAGCTCTATCCGCAGTTCGGCACGGTCGCCGCGCTGAACCTGGTCAAGTGCATCCACTGGCCCAGTAGCACGCCCGCGCAAGCACCGAAGCAGCTCAAGGTCGACGTGCTGCTGTTGGGCGTGCAGAACGACCCGATCGTCGGAAACGATGGGGTCGCCCAGACGGCGGCCACCATCATCAACGCGAACACGGCGAGCAAGCGGGTGATGTGGCAGGGCATCGGCCACGGCGCCAGCATCTACTCGTCCTGCGCGGTGCCGCCGCTGGCCGACTACTTGGACAGCGGGAAGCTGCCCGGCACCGACACTTACTGTCCCGCCTGA
- a CDS encoding pyrimidine reductase family protein, translated as MSDFLTLLGADRGIAEDELPLLYSYPDVADGSWLRANFITSLDGGATAAGLSGGLGGSGDRLIFSVLRELADVVVVGAGTVRAEGYSGVRLDVGARQRRQARQQEEIPPLAVVTNSGHLDKDLGVFTRTEVPALVLTCTATADDTRRRLAGLPAEVIDCSDGDPNSVDEAAILANLQARGLRRILTEGGPMLLGAFIDRGLLDELCLTIAPCIVGGSSRRIVTGPGQVMTQMRCAHLITDDAGYLYTRYVRG; from the coding sequence ATGTCCGACTTCCTGACGCTGCTCGGTGCGGACCGCGGTATCGCTGAGGACGAACTACCCCTTCTCTACAGCTACCCGGACGTTGCCGACGGCAGTTGGTTGCGGGCGAACTTCATCACCAGCCTGGACGGCGGCGCCACGGCGGCGGGCCTCAGCGGCGGTCTGGGCGGGTCCGGCGACCGCCTCATCTTTTCGGTGCTGCGCGAGCTCGCCGATGTCGTCGTGGTCGGCGCGGGCACGGTACGGGCGGAGGGCTACTCGGGAGTGCGGCTGGACGTCGGCGCGCGCCAGCGGCGGCAGGCCCGGCAGCAAGAAGAGATTCCGCCGCTGGCGGTCGTCACCAACTCCGGCCACCTGGACAAGGACCTGGGCGTGTTCACCCGCACCGAGGTGCCGGCGTTGGTGCTCACCTGCACGGCGACCGCCGACGACACCCGCCGTCGGCTCGCGGGGCTGCCCGCCGAGGTGATCGACTGTTCCGACGGTGATCCCAACAGCGTCGACGAGGCCGCGATCTTGGCGAACCTGCAGGCCCGGGGGCTGCGGCGGATCCTCACCGAGGGCGGCCCCATGCTGCTCGGTGCGTTCATCGATCGCGGCTTGCTCGACGAGTTGTGTCTGACCATCGCGCCCTGCATCGTCGGCGGCTCATCCCGCCGGATCGTGACCGGCCCGGGTCAGGTGATGACCCAGATGCGTTGTGCGCACCTCATCACCGACGATGCGGGCTATCTGTACACCCGCTACGTCCGGGGGTAA
- the zapE gene encoding cell division protein ZapE, translating into MRSIAARRYSACMDGPISRLVDRHPSVSPERLIAQLDPPPTFAAVSFATYRPDPNEPSQAAAVEACQEFCRQAVERRAGRKKWFGKREVLPGVGLYLDGGFGVGKTHLLASAYYALPGSGPGTSPNPKAFATFGELTQLAGVFGFAECIELLSNYTAVCIDEFELDDPGNTTLISRMLSSLVERGVSIAATSNTLPEQLGEGRFAAQDFLREINTLASIFTTVRIEGPDYRHRDLPPAPTPLTDEDVAARAAAVEGATLDDFDALCAHLATMHPSRYLTLIEGVRAVFLTGVHRIEDQNVALRLVSLTDRLYDAGIPVVASGAKLDTIFGEEMLAGGYRKKYLRATSRLLALTAG; encoded by the coding sequence ATAAGGTCGATTGCAGCACGCCGCTACAGTGCCTGCATGGACGGGCCCATCTCGCGTCTGGTCGATCGCCATCCGTCGGTGTCCCCAGAGCGGTTGATCGCCCAGCTCGACCCGCCGCCGACCTTCGCCGCGGTGAGTTTCGCGACCTACCGGCCAGACCCGAACGAACCCTCCCAGGCCGCCGCCGTCGAGGCCTGCCAGGAGTTCTGCCGGCAAGCCGTGGAACGACGCGCGGGACGCAAGAAATGGTTCGGCAAGCGGGAGGTGTTGCCCGGCGTCGGCCTGTACCTGGACGGTGGGTTCGGCGTCGGCAAGACCCACCTGCTGGCCTCGGCCTATTACGCACTGCCTGGCTCCGGACCGGGTACTTCGCCGAACCCAAAGGCGTTCGCCACATTTGGTGAGTTGACCCAGCTGGCCGGGGTGTTCGGCTTCGCCGAATGCATCGAGCTGCTGTCCAACTACACCGCGGTGTGCATCGACGAGTTCGAGCTCGACGACCCCGGCAACACCACCCTCATCTCGCGGATGCTGTCGTCATTGGTCGAGCGGGGCGTGTCGATAGCTGCGACGTCCAACACGCTGCCCGAGCAGCTGGGTGAGGGACGATTCGCCGCCCAGGACTTTCTGCGCGAGATCAACACGCTGGCAAGCATTTTCACCACCGTCCGCATCGAAGGTCCGGACTACCGCCACCGCGACCTACCGCCGGCACCCACCCCGTTGACGGACGAGGATGTCGCTGCCCGCGCCGCTGCCGTGGAGGGGGCGACGCTGGATGACTTCGACGCGCTCTGCGCCCACCTGGCCACCATGCATCCATCGCGGTACCTAACCCTGATCGAGGGTGTGCGGGCGGTGTTTCTGACGGGGGTGCACCGCATCGAGGACCAGAACGTCGCGTTGCGATTGGTGTCACTCACCGACCGCCTGTACGACGCCGGCATTCCGGTCGTCGCTTCCGGGGCCAAGCTGGACACCATCTTCGGCGAGGAAATGCTCGCAGGTGGTTATCGCAAGAAGTATCTGCGCGCCACCTCGCGACTCCTTGCCCTCACGGCCGGTTGA
- a CDS encoding GNAT family N-acetyltransferase: MRSGISDLRIDIATADAAGELADLAATTFPLACPPSVAADNVAAFIEDNLSAAHFADYLSDPRRAVLAARHKERIVGYAMLIRDIPETDNSAELSKIYVVPDFHGRGVAGELMDSALDEAARWGMRRVWLGVNRQNVRAQRFYAKCGFEISGTRTFRLGDQLESDYLMARAINRP; the protein is encoded by the coding sequence TTGCGCAGTGGAATCTCTGACCTGCGGATAGACATCGCCACGGCGGATGCGGCCGGTGAGTTGGCCGACCTCGCCGCGACCACTTTTCCGCTGGCCTGCCCACCCTCGGTGGCAGCCGACAACGTCGCCGCCTTCATCGAGGACAATCTGTCGGCGGCCCACTTCGCCGACTATCTGAGCGATCCACGGCGAGCGGTATTGGCGGCGCGTCACAAAGAACGAATCGTCGGATACGCCATGCTGATTCGCGACATTCCCGAGACGGACAACAGCGCCGAACTGTCAAAGATCTACGTGGTACCCGACTTCCACGGCCGCGGTGTCGCGGGCGAATTGATGGACTCCGCACTGGACGAGGCCGCGCGGTGGGGCATGCGCCGCGTGTGGTTGGGGGTCAATCGGCAAAACGTTCGGGCGCAACGCTTCTACGCCAAGTGCGGCTTTGAAATCAGTGGTACCAGAACTTTTCGGCTCGGCGACCAGCTCGAAAGCGACTACCTGATGGCGCGCGCGATCAACCGGCCGTGA
- a CDS encoding Clp protease N-terminal domain-containing protein, which produces MVEPAKISYPVRLDDLINVIKTVHTDALDQLQDAVLAAESLGEIADHLIGHFVDQARRSGASWTEIGKAMGVTKQAAQKRFVPKAEATTLDPEQGFSRFTPRARNAVVAAQNAAHDAANSEITPDHLLLGLLSDPAALATVLLRQQNVDTENLRATVKLPPAAGETPNLIPFSGPARKVLELTFREALRLGHNYIGTEHLLLALLELEDGAGPLHQAGVDKQRVETDLANALQSLAAHKEPT; this is translated from the coding sequence ATGGTGGAACCGGCCAAGATCTCTTACCCCGTCCGCCTCGACGACCTGATCAACGTGATCAAGACGGTGCACACCGACGCCCTGGACCAACTCCAGGACGCCGTCTTGGCGGCCGAAAGCCTCGGCGAGATCGCCGATCACCTGATCGGGCACTTCGTCGATCAAGCACGTCGCTCGGGTGCCTCCTGGACCGAAATCGGCAAAGCCATGGGCGTCACCAAACAGGCGGCGCAAAAGAGGTTCGTCCCGAAAGCCGAGGCCACCACCTTGGACCCCGAGCAAGGCTTCAGCCGTTTCACCCCGCGGGCGCGCAATGCCGTGGTCGCGGCCCAGAATGCCGCCCACGACGCGGCCAACAGCGAGATAACTCCCGACCACCTGCTGCTCGGCCTGCTCAGCGACCCGGCGGCCCTGGCGACCGTGTTGCTGCGACAACAGAACGTCGACACCGAAAATCTGCGTGCCACGGTCAAACTGCCGCCCGCCGCGGGCGAGACACCCAATCTGATCCCGTTCAGCGGACCGGCGCGCAAGGTGCTCGAACTGACCTTCCGCGAGGCACTCCGCTTGGGCCACAACTACATCGGCACCGAGCACCTGCTGCTGGCCTTGCTCGAATTGGAAGACGGCGCCGGACCACTGCATCAAGCCGGTGTCGACAAGCAGCGGGTCGAGACCGACCTGGCGAACGCTCTGCAGTCACTGGCCGCCCACAAGGAACCCACCTAA
- a CDS encoding DUF732 domain-containing protein → MRTLLTMTCLVVAIGMAAPAQADAGQDQAFIVSLNAAGITYKDPESAIAAGKSVCNMANQGKTGAEVVEILQAGNPGLTQENAARFTAISAGVYCPAKLPPKQGT, encoded by the coding sequence ATGAGAACCCTGCTGACGATGACCTGCCTCGTGGTGGCGATCGGCATGGCCGCGCCGGCCCAGGCTGACGCGGGCCAAGACCAAGCTTTCATCGTTTCGCTCAATGCTGCCGGTATCACCTACAAGGATCCCGAGAGCGCGATTGCGGCCGGAAAGAGCGTTTGCAACATGGCCAATCAGGGCAAGACCGGGGCCGAGGTGGTCGAGATCCTGCAAGCCGGAAATCCCGGGCTGACCCAGGAAAACGCCGCACGGTTCACGGCGATCTCAGCGGGTGTCTACTGCCCTGCGAAACTTCCGCCGAAACAGGGCACGTAG
- a CDS encoding FAD-binding protein has product MDNCWWTPAVLPPGEPTACVLVIEKSLPWSFFVDRDGRRFVNEASNYNNIGKAMYAAHAQTGKAIPAWMIFDAKYRKKFPVGPIEPGMLQPDSRVAQRLRPGRGWLHKADTLASLATDIDVPVANLEQTVQRFNEFASRGTDPDFHRGETLNDVHYTDPRVKPNPSLGPVDTAPFYAVQVVPGDLGTKSGLRTDTSGRVLDAVGHPIADLYAAGNTTVSVMGPSYPGAGGTLAPAMTFAFLAIEAMAADVVPAPSTQEV; this is encoded by the coding sequence ATGGACAACTGCTGGTGGACACCGGCGGTGCTGCCGCCGGGCGAACCGACGGCGTGTGTGCTGGTGATCGAGAAAAGCCTGCCGTGGAGCTTCTTCGTCGATCGCGACGGCCGCCGCTTCGTCAACGAGGCGAGCAACTACAACAACATCGGCAAGGCGATGTACGCCGCACACGCTCAGACGGGCAAGGCGATTCCGGCCTGGATGATCTTCGACGCCAAGTACCGCAAGAAGTTTCCGGTCGGCCCGATCGAACCCGGCATGCTGCAACCGGACAGCCGGGTCGCACAGCGGCTGCGGCCCGGCCGGGGCTGGCTGCACAAGGCGGACACGCTGGCCAGCTTGGCCACCGACATCGACGTGCCCGTCGCCAACCTCGAACAGACCGTGCAGCGGTTCAACGAATTCGCAAGCCGTGGAACCGATCCCGACTTCCATCGCGGCGAGACGCTCAACGACGTCCACTACACCGACCCTCGGGTCAAGCCCAATCCATCGCTCGGCCCGGTCGACACCGCACCCTTCTATGCGGTCCAGGTGGTGCCCGGCGACCTCGGCACCAAGTCCGGGCTGCGCACCGACACCAGCGGACGTGTCCTCGACGCCGTCGGGCATCCGATCGCCGACCTGTACGCGGCGGGCAACACGACGGTCAGCGTGATGGGTCCGTCTTATCCCGGGGCGGGTGGAACACTCGCTCCGGCGATGACTTTCGCGTTCCTTGCGATCGAAGCGATGGCTGCAGATGTCGTCCCGGCACCGTCGACGCAGGAGGTTTGA
- a CDS encoding cupin domain-containing protein — MSRSAPVVVRVGQAVMVPAGISHGIRNVGTQRCSYLAVTGPGEYQKVLVDKGSQA; from the coding sequence GTGTCGAGGTCGGCGCCCGTCGTCGTGCGCGTGGGGCAGGCGGTGATGGTTCCGGCCGGGATTTCCCACGGAATCCGAAACGTCGGGACGCAGCGTTGCTCCTACCTGGCCGTGACCGGCCCCGGTGAATACCAGAAGGTGCTGGTGGACAAGGGAAGTCAGGCATGA
- a CDS encoding alpha/beta fold hydrolase: MKARLAAGAALVGALGWGGLRALVAWIEQNPDPLTREQLLAEPQGDEVTIARPDGTLLRVVTAGEGPTVVLVHGYTVTVAEWNVVWDELLARGYRVIGLDQRGHGRSTLGSEGIGSKPMAADIAALLEHFDVRDAVLVGHSMGGFVSIRALLDHPHLASRLRGLVLFATWAGRVMDGAPQNKVQIPLLEYGILQRLIRNKTVATLFGAAQCGARPSPAMVRVFTEGFQQHVEEHGPHLEIVRAFSREDRYPRLGEIMVPTVVMVGAADRTTPPNHSRRMAAGIPGARLVTVPAAGHGLNWEAPDELVKVIESFGVQQDSLSG, translated from the coding sequence TTGAAGGCAAGGTTGGCCGCGGGAGCGGCACTCGTCGGTGCGTTGGGCTGGGGTGGCCTGCGCGCGTTGGTCGCATGGATCGAGCAGAACCCCGATCCGCTGACGCGCGAACAGCTTCTCGCCGAACCCCAGGGCGACGAGGTCACGATCGCCCGCCCGGACGGGACGTTGCTACGCGTGGTGACCGCCGGCGAAGGACCCACGGTGGTTCTGGTTCACGGCTACACCGTCACCGTCGCCGAATGGAACGTCGTCTGGGATGAGCTGCTGGCCCGGGGTTACCGCGTCATTGGCCTCGACCAACGAGGCCACGGGCGTTCCACACTCGGCTCCGAGGGGATCGGATCAAAGCCCATGGCCGCCGACATCGCCGCGCTGCTGGAACATTTCGACGTTCGTGACGCCGTGCTCGTCGGGCACTCGATGGGCGGATTCGTCAGCATCCGAGCGCTATTGGACCATCCCCACCTTGCGTCGCGGTTGCGGGGATTGGTGTTGTTTGCGACGTGGGCGGGCCGCGTGATGGATGGAGCGCCGCAGAACAAGGTGCAGATCCCGCTGCTCGAGTACGGCATTCTGCAACGACTGATTCGGAACAAGACGGTTGCAACGCTGTTCGGGGCGGCCCAGTGTGGGGCGCGCCCCTCGCCGGCGATGGTCCGGGTGTTTACCGAAGGGTTTCAGCAGCACGTCGAAGAACACGGGCCCCACCTGGAGATTGTGCGGGCCTTCTCCCGCGAGGACCGCTACCCGCGGTTGGGCGAGATCATGGTTCCGACGGTGGTCATGGTGGGGGCGGCCGACCGCACCACGCCGCCCAACCACTCGCGTCGGATGGCCGCCGGAATTCCGGGTGCACGTCTGGTGACGGTGCCTGCTGCGGGGCATGGGCTCAATTGGGAGGCGCCTGACGAATTGGTCAAAGTCATCGAATCGTTTGGGGTGCAGCAGGATTCGCTTTCCGGATAG
- a CDS encoding DUF2510 domain-containing protein, with translation MTENRRQRPVPIGDDGFVAALLLLLLVGLFAAAVITGIILLVVRLADSSKSEPYVPHGWQPTTEPGWYPDTRDPNVLRYFDGQQWTSATRQMH, from the coding sequence ATGACCGAGAACCGTCGTCAACGACCAGTTCCGATCGGGGATGATGGGTTCGTGGCCGCCTTGTTGCTTTTGCTCCTCGTGGGTCTCTTCGCGGCTGCCGTCATCACCGGCATCATCCTGCTGGTAGTTCGGCTGGCGGATTCATCCAAGTCCGAGCCGTACGTCCCCCATGGATGGCAGCCCACGACCGAACCCGGTTGGTACCCCGACACCCGCGACCCCAACGTGCTGCGGTATTTCGACGGCCAGCAGTGGACGTCGGCAACCAGACAGATGCACTAG
- a CDS encoding DUF5372 family protein: MTHPFHPWFGREFVFLAVRQTWSEDRVFFLDENARQFSLPVGWTDVVEPDVFVRMAAGRSPFGFADLVELRRLIDGLSG, encoded by the coding sequence GTGACGCACCCGTTCCACCCGTGGTTTGGCCGCGAGTTCGTCTTCCTCGCGGTTCGGCAGACGTGGTCGGAGGATCGGGTGTTCTTCCTCGACGAGAATGCTCGGCAGTTCTCGCTGCCAGTGGGCTGGACGGACGTTGTCGAGCCGGACGTGTTCGTCAGGATGGCCGCGGGTCGGTCGCCGTTCGGGTTCGCCGATCTGGTCGAACTGCGGCGGCTGATCGATGGCCTGTCCGGCTGA
- a CDS encoding helix-turn-helix domain-containing protein, which yields MARKRKLDAKEAALAESRTLNPRPDAVRDERFASSEFFDARDLVQVKYEMVRRVRVEGAPVTQTAATFGFSRPSYYEAAAAVDRDGLSGLVPAKPGPRRAHKLTAQVITYARQLREADPGIGSARLADAIAETFALRVHPRSVERALARAENPKSGGVQ from the coding sequence GTGGCTCGGAAGCGGAAGCTGGATGCGAAGGAGGCGGCGCTGGCCGAGTCGCGGACGTTGAATCCTCGCCCGGATGCGGTACGTGACGAACGGTTCGCGTCCTCGGAGTTCTTCGATGCCCGCGATCTGGTGCAGGTCAAGTACGAGATGGTGCGGCGGGTGCGGGTCGAGGGCGCCCCGGTCACCCAGACCGCGGCCACGTTCGGGTTCTCCCGGCCGTCGTATTACGAGGCCGCCGCCGCGGTGGACCGTGACGGGCTGAGTGGGCTGGTGCCGGCCAAGCCGGGCCCGCGGCGCGCGCACAAGCTCACCGCCCAGGTCATCACCTATGCCCGGCAGTTGCGCGAAGCCGATCCCGGCATCGGGTCGGCGCGGCTGGCTGATGCGATCGCCGAGACGTTCGCGCTCAGGGTGCACCCGCGATCGGTGGAGCGGGCCCTGGCCCGCGCTGAGAACCCCAAAAGTGGAGGAGTGCAATGA
- a CDS encoding recombinase family protein codes for MSEQAAAKVTGAHLARTAYLYVRQSTLRQVLTNTESATRQYALRQKAIALGWPTEAIVTIDTDQGQSGASAADREGFQRLVAEVSMARAGIVLGLEVSRLARNNADWHRLLEICAMSATLICDEDGLYDPTDFNDRLLLGLKGTMSEAELHFIRARLIGGQLSKARRGELRMPLPVGLVYDPAERIVLDPDSGVQQAIQHVFTLFARTGSARAVVQQFNAEKLLFPVRVRTGTHKGELAWMPLQHWRVLRTLHNPRYAGAFAYGRRRERVGANGKKTFQTLPREQWIALFPDAHPGYISWDQYETNQRLLLGNATAHGQDRAAGPAREGTALLQGLAICGRCGRRMTVRYHTRRGVEVPDYQCMNRCIQQGAQRCQTVPGAVVDDAVGALLLDTLTPHALEVALTVQAELDTRAAEADALRRQAVERARHRADLARRRYLAVDPDNRLVADSLEADWNDALRALQAAREDYERATQAAAAVLNDQIKNQIHSLATDFPALWSNPHTAQRDRKRMVRLLVDDVTLHKNDRIHLHVRLRGGQNRSLAIAIPPTSWQARQTRSDTVKVLDRLLDTHTDAEVAETLNAQGHRSGENKPFTAGIVVHVRRKYHLLSHSERLRAQGLLTTTELAQHLGVHPSTVKSWTKAGILNSHKANDKNERLYEPPTAGDPRLTTRQGSPLRKRVPIQPTTGGAL; via the coding sequence ATGAGCGAGCAGGCCGCGGCGAAGGTGACCGGCGCGCACCTGGCCCGCACCGCCTACCTGTATGTGCGCCAGTCCACGCTGCGTCAGGTGCTGACCAACACCGAATCGGCCACCCGCCAATATGCGTTGCGGCAGAAGGCGATCGCGCTGGGCTGGCCGACCGAGGCGATCGTCACCATCGACACCGACCAAGGCCAGTCCGGCGCTTCGGCCGCCGACCGGGAAGGATTCCAGCGGCTAGTCGCCGAGGTAAGCATGGCCCGCGCGGGGATCGTATTGGGCCTGGAGGTGTCACGGCTGGCCCGCAACAACGCCGACTGGCACCGACTGCTAGAGATCTGCGCCATGTCGGCGACGTTGATCTGCGATGAGGACGGCCTGTATGACCCGACCGACTTCAACGACCGGCTGCTGCTCGGACTCAAGGGCACCATGAGCGAGGCTGAGCTGCACTTCATCCGGGCCCGCCTCATCGGCGGGCAGCTATCGAAGGCACGCCGCGGCGAACTGCGCATGCCCCTGCCGGTCGGGCTGGTCTACGACCCAGCCGAGCGAATCGTGCTCGACCCGGATAGCGGTGTGCAACAAGCGATCCAGCACGTGTTCACCCTATTCGCTCGCACCGGCTCAGCACGCGCGGTGGTGCAGCAGTTCAACGCCGAGAAGCTGCTGTTCCCGGTGCGGGTGCGCACCGGCACGCATAAGGGTGAGCTGGCCTGGATGCCGCTGCAGCATTGGCGGGTGCTGCGCACCCTGCACAACCCCCGCTACGCCGGCGCGTTCGCCTACGGCCGACGCCGAGAGCGCGTCGGCGCCAACGGCAAGAAGACCTTCCAGACCTTGCCGCGTGAGCAGTGGATCGCGCTGTTCCCCGACGCGCATCCCGGTTACATCAGTTGGGACCAATACGAGACCAACCAGCGCCTACTGCTGGGCAACGCCACCGCCCACGGTCAAGACCGCGCCGCCGGTCCCGCCCGGGAAGGAACCGCGCTGCTGCAGGGCCTGGCCATCTGCGGGCGGTGCGGGCGGCGGATGACGGTGCGCTACCACACCCGCCGCGGCGTCGAGGTCCCCGATTACCAGTGTATGAACCGATGCATCCAACAGGGTGCGCAGCGCTGCCAAACCGTGCCCGGCGCCGTCGTCGACGATGCCGTCGGCGCCCTGCTGCTGGATACCCTCACCCCGCACGCCCTCGAGGTCGCCCTGACCGTGCAGGCCGAACTGGACACCCGCGCCGCCGAGGCCGACGCGCTGCGCCGCCAGGCCGTCGAACGGGCACGCCACCGCGCCGACCTGGCCCGCCGCCGCTACCTGGCCGTCGACCCAGACAACCGACTCGTCGCCGACAGCCTCGAGGCCGATTGGAACGATGCGCTGCGCGCCCTGCAAGCCGCCCGCGAAGACTACGAACGCGCCACCCAGGCCGCCGCAGCCGTACTCAACGACCAGATCAAGAACCAAATTCATTCATTGGCAACGGATTTCCCAGCCCTCTGGTCCAACCCACACACCGCGCAGCGAGACCGTAAACGCATGGTGCGGCTACTCGTCGACGATGTCACCCTACACAAGAACGATCGCATCCACCTACACGTGCGTCTGCGGGGCGGACAGAACCGCAGTCTCGCAATCGCGATACCGCCCACATCCTGGCAAGCCCGCCAAACCCGCTCCGACACCGTCAAAGTGTTGGACCGGCTACTGGACACCCACACCGATGCCGAGGTCGCCGAAACGCTCAACGCCCAAGGACACCGCTCTGGTGAGAACAAGCCATTCACCGCAGGCATCGTCGTCCACGTGCGCCGCAAGTACCATCTGCTCAGCCACTCCGAGCGGCTCCGCGCCCAGGGCCTGCTCACCACAACCGAACTCGCGCAACACCTCGGCGTGCACCCCAGCACCGTAAAGAGCTGGACCAAGGCCGGAATACTCAACTCCCACAAGGCAAACGACAAGAATGAACGTCTCTACGAACCACCGACCGCCGGTGATCCACGCCTTACCACCCGACAAGGCAGCCCACTAAGAAAACGAGTTCCCATCCAACCCACTACAGGAGGTGCACTATGA